The Odocoileus virginianus isolate 20LAN1187 ecotype Illinois chromosome 12, Ovbor_1.2, whole genome shotgun sequence genome has a segment encoding these proteins:
- the CTSO gene encoding cathepsin O, producing MCALNLRNKSVRFQKPSRTPMTMHVTSGLVSLLLLNSGRSCSWLKSQEASVNRKDRCFNQKSQQSGEKVDSCPEMNSKDFVHSRNSFLAEVRLPQGRWSWAGARTENSVNPAVCSLPDIRAQSRLDRGGVTVSAPRPAPDPPAGRSSEPKRKRGMELRRLWLLCCCCFCCWAPCAALTPPLGRHPLAAFRESLSRQRYLNSLFSHENSTAVYGINQFSYLFPEEFKAIYLRSSPSRFPRFPAEEYTSISNLSLPLRFDWRDKHVITKVRNQKTCGGCWAFSVVGAVESVCAIRGQPLEALSVQQVIDCSYSNYGCNGGSPLSALYWLNKLQVKLVRDSEYPFQAQNGLCRYFPDSHSGSSIKGYSAYDFSGQEDKMAKALLALGPLIVVVDAMSWQDYLGGIIQHHCSSGESNHAVLVTGFDKTGSIPYWIVRNSWGTSWGIDGYVRVKMGGNICGIADSVSAVFV from the exons ATGTGCGCTTTAAATTTGAGAAACAAATCTGTGCGCTTCCAAAAGCCATCCAGGACACCAATGACAATGCACGTTACAAGTGGCCTGGTCTCCTTGTTACTACTGAACTCAGGTCGCAGCTGCTCCTGGCTCAAAAGCCAAGAGGCAAGTGTGAACAGAAAGGATAGGTGCTTTAATCAGAAAAGCCAGCaatctggggagaaggtggaTTCATGTCCTGAGATGAACTCCAAAGATTTTGTGCATTCACG AAACTCTTTTCTAGCAGAAGTGAGACTACCCCAGGGCAGGTGGTCCTGGGCAGGTGCTCGCACTGAAAATAGCGTGAACCCTGCAGTTTGCAGCCTACCCGACATCCGGGCTCAGAGCCGCCTAGACCGAGGGGGCGTCACCGTCTcagccccgcgccccgccccggaCCCGCCGGCGGGGAGGAGTTCGGAACCGAAGAGGAAGCGCGGGATGGAGCTGCGGCGCCTCtggcttctctgctgctgctgcttctgctgctgggcCCCCTGCGCCGCCCTGACCCCGCCGCTCGGCCGCCACCCGCTCGCCGCCTTCCGG gaaaGTCTTAGTAGACAGCGATActtgaattctttattttctcatgaaaacTCCACTGCCGTCTATGGAATAaaccagttttcttatttgtttccTGAAGAGTTTAAAG CTATTTATCTAAGAAGCAGCCCTTCCAGGTTTCCCCGATTTCCGGCAGAAGAGTACACATCCATCTCCAACCTGTCTTTGCCATTAAGATTTGACTGGAGGGATAAGCATGTCATCACCAAAGTGAGAAACCAGAAGACG TGTGGTGGATGCTGGGCCTTCAGCGTGGTAGGTGCAGTGGAGTCTGTGTGTGCGATAAGAGGACAGCCCTTGGAGGCGCTGAGTGTTCAGCAGGTGATAGACTGTTCTTACAGCAACTACGGCTGCAACGGAGGATCCCCACTCAGCGCTTTGTACTGGCTCAATAAG CTGCAAGTCAAGCTGGTGAGAGATTCAGAATACCCATTTCAAGCCCAGAATGGCCTCTGCCGTTACTTTCCTGACTCACATTCTGGATCTTCAATCAAAGGTTATTCTGCATATGACTTCAG tgGCCAAGAAGACAAAATGGCAAAAGCACTTCTTGCCTTGGGACCTCTGATAGTGGTGGTAGATGCCATGAGCTGGCAAGATTACCTGGGAGGCATTATACAGCATCACTGCTCCAGTGGAGAATCAAATCATGCCGTCCTTGTAACAGGCTTTGATAAAACAG GAAGTATACCATACTGGATTGTACGGAACTCTTGGGGAACTTCATGGGGCATCGATGGCTATGTCCGTGtgaaaatgggaggaaatatttgcg gTATTGCAGATTCTGTTTCGGCTGTATTTGTGTAA